A single region of the Kineosporiaceae bacterium SCSIO 59966 genome encodes:
- a CDS encoding HAMP domain-containing histidine kinase: MTATGRAGGRTGLGTRLLAAQVLVVLTGAATAWLVAGVVGPPIFHEHLARAAGTEPGQELAHAEAAFQSATVIALAVALLAATAAALAVSLLVTRRVRRSLRTLSEAASTVAAGRYTARVHAAGLGAEFDALALSFNRMADRLQSVEATRRRLLADLAHEMRTPVATLDAYLEAFEDGVRDLDADTAAMLRTQTRRLGRLAQDVSAVSRVEEHQVPLAVRRVPAEALVHSAMAAAATRFADRGVALTAQVSAGVPNLEVDPDRLGQVLGNLLDNALRHTPGGGRVTVSAHRRDGGAEIEVTDTGEGIAPEHLDHVLERFYRVDSARDREHGGSGVGLAICKALVEEHGGRITVLSAGPGAGTTVRVWLPVPGHRPAPTASG; this comes from the coding sequence ATGACGGCGACGGGCCGTGCCGGTGGCCGGACCGGGCTGGGGACGCGGCTGCTCGCCGCGCAGGTGCTCGTCGTCCTGACCGGGGCTGCGACCGCCTGGCTGGTGGCCGGGGTCGTCGGGCCGCCGATCTTCCACGAGCACCTGGCCCGGGCCGCGGGGACCGAGCCGGGTCAGGAGCTCGCGCACGCCGAGGCTGCCTTCCAGTCCGCGACCGTCATCGCCCTGGCGGTGGCTCTGCTCGCGGCGACGGCGGCGGCGCTCGCGGTCAGCCTGTTGGTGACCCGCCGGGTCCGGCGCTCGCTGCGCACGCTGTCCGAGGCGGCGTCCACGGTCGCCGCCGGTCGTTACACGGCCCGGGTGCACGCAGCGGGTCTGGGCGCCGAGTTCGACGCGCTGGCGCTGTCGTTCAACCGGATGGCGGACCGGCTGCAGAGCGTCGAGGCGACCAGACGGCGGCTGCTCGCCGACCTCGCCCACGAGATGCGGACGCCGGTCGCGACCCTGGACGCCTACCTGGAGGCCTTCGAGGACGGCGTCCGGGACCTGGACGCCGACACCGCGGCGATGCTGCGGACGCAGACCCGGCGTCTCGGGAGGCTCGCGCAGGACGTCAGCGCGGTCTCTCGGGTCGAGGAGCACCAGGTGCCGCTCGCCGTCCGGCGCGTCCCGGCGGAGGCCCTGGTGCACTCCGCGATGGCTGCCGCGGCGACCCGGTTCGCCGACCGGGGTGTCGCCCTCACGGCGCAGGTCAGCGCGGGGGTGCCGAACCTGGAGGTCGACCCCGACCGACTCGGCCAGGTCCTCGGCAACCTGCTCGACAACGCCCTGCGGCACACCCCCGGCGGCGGCCGCGTCACCGTGTCGGCCCACCGCCGTGACGGCGGCGCCGAGATCGAGGTCACCGACACCGGCGAGGGGATCGCGCCGGAGCACCTGGACCACGTGCTCGAGCGCTTCTACCGGGTCGACTCGGCCCGGGACCGTGAGCACGGCGGGTCCGGCGTCGGGCTGGCGATCTGCAAGGCGCTGGTCGAGGAGCACGGCGGGCGGATCACGGTGCTGAGTGCGGGGCCCGGCGCCGGTACCACGGTGAGGGTGTGGCTGCCGGTCCCCGGCCACCGGCCGGCGCCCACGGCGTCCGGGTGA
- a CDS encoding AAA family ATPase: MPTSCPHDVGQGPRHPTSCPHDVGQGPRHPTSCPHDVAWQAGVPFAPRGRPCRVGVVENEIAREQEYVSGLYARLDRLREVTAQRLTEVRRAGASGTHAMRSERDAFATLYEDRLAQLQAVEDRLTFGRLDLTSGETRYIGRIGLSDDRQEQLLTDWRAPAAEPFYRATAVQPGDVVRRRHLMLRGRTVTSVEDDVLDPDAVDDDMVVTGEGALMSALTAARTGRMRDIVATIQAEQDRVIRAPLPGVLVVQGGPGTGKTAVALHRAAYLLYAHRERIARSGVLVVGPNRAFLRYIEQVLPALGETGVVMSTVGELFPGVRATGTEPDDVAALKGDLRMVDVLANAVRQRQRVPDRPVPLDVGGTTVQLRPGVVASARSAARDTGRPHNEARVTFVKRVLGDLLRQLAQAQRLPLDEDTRPGLETDLRAAPDVRREVNLCWMPLTATGLLETLYAVPERLAAAADGILDPAEQALLRRQRGAPWTPADVPLLDEVAELIGSDDEAARAEAERTAARRRRELEYAREVIELSGSEGVVGAETLTDRFTAYGASLTLAERAEADRTWAYGHVVVDEAQELSPLAWRLLVRRCPSRSMTVVGDVAQTGSAAGASSWAQVLDPFAAGRWTVEHLTVNYRTPRPVMELAGEVLTAAGLDVDVPSSVRDGEHPPPARRVAGPADVADVVAAEVDRLDAGLVAVVVPDAELAPVGTALRERLGAAAVRTPDDDRDAPVTLTSVRQVKGLEFDVVVLLEPAAVVAASPRGVNDLYVALTRPTQRLVVLHREPLPPGLTSLSAPLSP; this comes from the coding sequence ATGCCCACGTCATGCCCGCACGACGTGGGCCAGGGACCACGCCACCCCACGTCATGCCCGCACGACGTGGGCCAGGGACCACGCCACCCCACGTCATGCCCGCACGACGTGGCGTGGCAGGCTGGTGTGCCGTTTGCGCCGCGAGGGAGGCCGTGCCGCGTGGGGGTCGTCGAGAACGAGATCGCCCGGGAGCAGGAGTACGTCTCCGGGCTGTACGCGCGCCTGGACCGGTTGCGCGAGGTGACCGCGCAACGGCTCACGGAGGTCCGCCGGGCCGGCGCCTCCGGCACGCACGCGATGCGCAGCGAGCGGGACGCGTTCGCCACCCTCTACGAGGACCGGCTGGCCCAGCTGCAGGCCGTGGAGGACCGGCTGACGTTCGGCCGGCTGGACCTCACCTCCGGCGAGACCCGCTACATCGGCCGGATCGGGCTGTCCGACGACCGGCAGGAGCAGCTGCTCACGGACTGGCGGGCGCCGGCCGCCGAGCCGTTCTACCGGGCCACCGCCGTCCAGCCGGGTGACGTCGTGCGACGCCGGCACCTCATGCTCCGGGGCCGCACGGTGACCTCAGTCGAGGACGACGTGCTGGACCCCGACGCCGTGGACGACGACATGGTCGTCACCGGCGAGGGGGCTCTGATGAGCGCGCTGACCGCTGCCCGCACCGGCCGGATGCGCGACATCGTGGCCACGATCCAGGCCGAGCAGGACCGCGTCATCCGCGCCCCCCTGCCCGGGGTGCTCGTCGTCCAGGGCGGGCCCGGCACGGGCAAGACGGCCGTCGCCCTGCACCGGGCGGCCTACCTGCTCTACGCCCACCGGGAACGGATCGCGCGGTCCGGCGTCCTCGTCGTCGGGCCGAACCGGGCGTTCCTGCGGTACATCGAGCAGGTGCTCCCGGCGCTCGGTGAGACCGGGGTGGTGATGTCGACGGTCGGCGAGCTGTTCCCGGGGGTGCGGGCCACCGGCACCGAGCCGGACGACGTCGCCGCCCTCAAGGGGGACCTGCGGATGGTCGACGTCCTGGCCAACGCCGTCCGCCAGCGGCAGCGGGTGCCCGACCGGCCGGTTCCGCTCGACGTCGGCGGGACCACCGTGCAGCTGCGCCCGGGCGTCGTGGCGAGCGCGCGCAGCGCGGCCCGTGACACCGGACGGCCGCACAACGAGGCCCGGGTGACCTTCGTCAAGCGGGTCCTCGGCGACCTGCTGCGCCAGCTCGCCCAGGCCCAGCGGCTGCCGCTCGACGAGGACACCCGCCCGGGTCTGGAGACTGACCTGCGCGCCGCGCCGGACGTGCGCCGTGAGGTGAACCTCTGCTGGATGCCGCTGACGGCGACCGGGCTGCTCGAAACCCTCTACGCCGTCCCGGAGCGTCTGGCCGCCGCGGCCGACGGGATTCTGGACCCGGCCGAGCAGGCGCTGCTGCGCCGGCAGCGCGGCGCGCCGTGGACCCCGGCCGACGTGCCGCTGCTCGACGAGGTGGCCGAACTCATCGGCTCCGACGACGAGGCGGCCCGCGCCGAGGCCGAGCGCACCGCGGCCCGCCGCCGCCGTGAGCTCGAGTACGCCCGCGAGGTGATCGAGCTGTCCGGCAGCGAGGGCGTCGTCGGCGCCGAGACGCTCACTGACCGGTTCACCGCCTACGGGGCGTCGCTCACCCTCGCCGAGCGTGCGGAGGCGGACCGCACGTGGGCGTACGGGCACGTGGTCGTCGACGAGGCGCAGGAGCTCTCCCCGCTGGCGTGGCGACTGCTCGTGCGGCGCTGCCCCAGCAGGTCGATGACCGTGGTGGGGGACGTCGCGCAGACCGGGTCGGCGGCCGGCGCGTCGTCCTGGGCACAGGTCCTCGACCCGTTCGCCGCGGGCCGCTGGACCGTCGAGCACCTCACCGTGAACTACCGCACCCCGCGCCCGGTCATGGAGCTCGCCGGCGAGGTGCTCACGGCGGCGGGACTCGACGTCGACGTGCCGTCGTCGGTCCGGGACGGCGAGCACCCGCCGCCGGCACGTCGGGTCGCCGGGCCCGCGGACGTCGCGGACGTCGTGGCCGCCGAGGTGGACCGGCTGGACGCCGGACTGGTCGCCGTCGTCGTCCCGGACGCCGAGCTGGCACCCGTCGGGACGGCGCTGCGGGAACGGTTGGGGGCGGCCGCGGTGCGCACCCCGGACGACGACCGGGACGCGCCGGTCACGCTCACCTCGGTCCGCCAGGTGAAGGGCCTGGAGTTCGACGTCGTCGTCCTGCTCGAGCCGGCCGCCGTCGTCGCCGCCTCTCCACGAGGAGTCAACGACCTGTACGTGGCGCTGACCCGGCCCACGCAACGGCTCGTCGTCCTGCACCGCGAGCCCCTCCCCCCAGGCCTCACCTCCCTGTCCGCCCCCCTCTCCCCGTGA
- a CDS encoding alpha-glucosidase, protein MRQVSEPWWKSAVVYQVYPRSFADSDGDGIGDLGGVLARLDYLHALGVDVLWLSPIYPSPQHDNGYDISDYTAVDPVFGSLEQLDELIAALHERGMRLVMDLVVNHTSDEHPWFVESRSGPDSPKRDWYWWRPPRPGMRPGDPGAEPTNWRSFFSGPAWQLDEASGEYYLHLFSHRQPDLNWENPEVRQAVYTMMRWWLDRGVDGFRMDVINLISKDPALPDGHVTGSGMLGDGSPYYVCGPRIHEFLAEMHAEVMAEREQVLLTVGEMPGVTVEEAVLFTDPARREVDMVFQFEHVQIDQGDTKWDVHPLRLRELKASLNRWQLGLAERGWNSLYWNNHDQPRVVSRFGDDGRFRVESAKLLGTVLHLHRGTPYVYQGEELGMTNTSFTSIEDFRDVESLNHYAHEVAAGTAPDAVLAGLRAMSRDNARTPMQWDGTEHAGFTTGTPWIPVNANHTEVNAAAALADPHSVFHHYRRLIELRHTEPAVAFGDFRMLLADDDRIYAFTRRYEGTELLVVANFSAEDAEAPVPDAAAWATSELVLGNYPDVGGGPPSDPDAAGLTLRPWEARVYRRPA, encoded by the coding sequence ATGCGGCAGGTGAGCGAGCCGTGGTGGAAGAGCGCCGTCGTCTACCAGGTCTACCCGCGGAGCTTCGCGGACTCCGACGGCGACGGCATCGGTGACCTCGGCGGCGTCCTCGCTCGGCTCGACTACCTGCACGCCCTCGGCGTCGACGTCCTGTGGCTGTCCCCGATCTACCCCTCGCCCCAGCACGACAACGGCTACGACATCAGCGACTACACCGCCGTCGACCCGGTGTTCGGCAGCCTCGAGCAGCTCGACGAGCTGATCGCGGCCCTGCACGAGCGTGGCATGCGCCTCGTCATGGACCTCGTCGTCAACCACACGAGCGACGAGCACCCGTGGTTCGTGGAGTCCCGCAGCGGGCCGGACTCTCCGAAGCGGGACTGGTACTGGTGGCGGCCACCCCGTCCGGGCATGCGCCCGGGGGACCCCGGCGCCGAGCCGACGAACTGGCGCTCGTTCTTCTCCGGTCCCGCCTGGCAGCTCGACGAGGCGTCCGGCGAGTACTACCTGCACCTGTTCTCCCACCGGCAGCCGGACCTCAACTGGGAGAACCCCGAGGTCCGTCAGGCCGTGTACACGATGATGCGCTGGTGGCTCGACCGCGGGGTCGACGGCTTCCGGATGGACGTCATCAACCTCATCTCCAAGGACCCGGCCCTGCCGGACGGTCACGTCACCGGCAGCGGGATGCTCGGCGACGGCTCCCCGTACTACGTCTGCGGGCCGCGGATCCACGAGTTCCTCGCCGAGATGCACGCCGAGGTGATGGCCGAGCGGGAACAGGTGCTGCTGACTGTCGGGGAGATGCCAGGCGTGACGGTGGAGGAGGCCGTCCTGTTCACCGATCCGGCCCGCCGCGAGGTCGACATGGTGTTCCAGTTCGAGCACGTCCAGATCGACCAGGGCGACACGAAGTGGGACGTGCACCCGTTGCGGCTGCGCGAGCTCAAGGCCTCGCTGAACCGCTGGCAGCTCGGGCTGGCCGAGCGCGGCTGGAACAGCCTCTACTGGAACAACCACGACCAGCCGCGGGTCGTCTCCCGGTTCGGGGACGACGGCCGCTTCCGGGTCGAGTCCGCCAAGCTGCTCGGCACGGTCCTGCACCTGCACCGGGGGACGCCGTACGTCTACCAGGGTGAGGAGCTCGGGATGACGAACACGTCCTTCACGAGCATCGAGGACTTCCGCGACGTCGAGTCGCTCAACCACTACGCCCACGAGGTCGCTGCCGGCACCGCGCCGGACGCCGTGCTCGCCGGGCTGCGGGCGATGAGCCGGGACAACGCCCGCACCCCGATGCAGTGGGACGGCACCGAGCACGCCGGGTTCACCACGGGCACGCCGTGGATCCCGGTCAACGCCAACCACACCGAGGTCAACGCCGCGGCAGCGCTCGCCGACCCGCACTCGGTCTTCCACCACTACCGGCGGCTCATCGAGCTGCGGCACACCGAGCCCGCTGTGGCGTTCGGGGACTTCCGGATGCTGCTGGCGGACGACGACCGGATCTACGCGTTCACCCGCCGGTACGAGGGGACCGAGCTGCTCGTGGTGGCCAACTTCTCGGCCGAGGACGCCGAGGCGCCCGTTCCCGACGCCGCGGCCTGGGCGACGTCCGAGCTCGTCCTCGGCAACTACCCGGACGTCGGCGGCGGCCCGCCCAGCGACCCGGACGCCGCCGGGTTGACCCTGCGCCCCTGGGAGGCGCGGGTCTACCGGCGCCCGGCCTGA
- a CDS encoding DUF305 domain-containing protein has translation MPHLALPAAAVSVVLLLAGCSGDTSSGTSTDGPSSATTSESAATPSESATFNAADVAFAQGMIPHHGQALAMARMAPGRTESPEVADLARRIEAAQEPEIAEMTSWLQAWGQEVPDAAAGGATEGHAAHGMDAEEHEAGGMLTAEEMADLEQATGEDWDRLFLIGMIAHHEGAVAMAEQQLAEGSYPPALELAEAIIEGQQAEIEEMRALLG, from the coding sequence ATGCCCCACCTCGCCCTGCCTGCCGCCGCCGTCAGCGTCGTCCTCCTGCTCGCCGGCTGCTCCGGCGACACCTCGTCCGGGACGTCGACCGACGGGCCGTCGTCGGCCACGACGTCCGAGTCTGCGGCCACGCCGTCCGAGTCTGCGACGTTCAACGCCGCCGACGTCGCCTTCGCCCAGGGAATGATCCCGCACCACGGCCAGGCGCTCGCGATGGCGCGGATGGCGCCGGGCCGCACGGAGTCGCCCGAGGTTGCGGACCTCGCCCGTCGGATCGAGGCGGCCCAGGAGCCGGAGATCGCCGAGATGACGTCCTGGTTGCAGGCCTGGGGCCAGGAGGTCCCGGACGCCGCCGCAGGAGGAGCGACCGAGGGGCACGCCGCGCACGGCATGGACGCCGAGGAGCACGAGGCGGGAGGGATGCTGACCGCCGAGGAGATGGCGGATCTCGAGCAGGCGACCGGGGAGGACTGGGACCGGTTGTTCCTCATCGGGATGATCGCCCACCACGAGGGCGCCGTGGCGATGGCCGAGCAGCAGCTGGCGGAGGGCAGCTACCCGCCGGCCCTGGAGCTTGCCGAGGCCATCATCGAAGGCCAGCAGGCCGAGATCGAGGAGATGCGCGCCCTGCTCGGCTAG
- a CDS encoding response regulator transcription factor: MVHSEGRRALVVDDEQPLAAVIASYLEREGFEVAQAYDGPSALDVARELDPDVVVLDLGLPGLDGVEVCRVLRTFSDCYVVMLTARSDETDTLVGLSVGADDYVTKPFSPRELVARIRAMLRRPRAPSGRPDGGEAPVLAFGDLVIDPVAREVSVEGRPVPLTRTEYDVLAALAARPRLAFTRRHLIDTVWGQDWIGDEHLVDVHVGHLRRKLGDDAAAPRFIRTVRGVGYRMGDGAPRTAGGAR; this comes from the coding sequence ATGGTGCACAGTGAAGGGCGACGGGCGCTCGTCGTCGACGACGAGCAGCCGCTGGCTGCCGTCATCGCGAGCTACCTCGAGCGGGAGGGGTTCGAGGTGGCGCAGGCCTACGACGGTCCCAGCGCCCTCGACGTGGCCCGCGAGCTGGACCCCGACGTCGTCGTCCTGGACCTGGGGCTGCCCGGGCTCGACGGAGTCGAGGTGTGCCGGGTGCTGCGCACGTTCTCGGACTGCTACGTCGTCATGCTCACCGCACGCAGCGACGAGACCGACACTCTCGTCGGCCTGTCGGTCGGCGCGGACGACTACGTCACCAAGCCGTTCAGCCCGCGGGAGCTCGTCGCCCGGATCCGGGCGATGCTGCGCAGGCCGCGCGCCCCGAGCGGGCGCCCGGACGGCGGGGAGGCTCCGGTCCTCGCCTTCGGCGACCTCGTCATCGATCCGGTGGCGCGCGAGGTGAGTGTCGAGGGCCGGCCCGTGCCGCTGACCCGTACCGAGTACGACGTGCTGGCGGCGCTGGCGGCGCGTCCCCGACTGGCGTTCACCCGTCGCCACCTCATCGACACCGTGTGGGGCCAGGACTGGATCGGCGACGAGCACCTCGTCGACGTCCACGTCGGGCACCTGCGTCGCAAGCTCGGGGACGACGCGGCTGCGCCCCGGTTCATCCGCACCGTGCGAGGAGTGGGCTACCGGATGGGGGACGGCGCCCCGCGGACGGCCGGCGGTGCGAGATGA
- a CDS encoding cold-shock protein, protein MTTGTVKWFNADKGYGFITPDDGGADVFAHFSAIEMSGYRSLEEGQHVEFEVTQGQKGPQAANIRPL, encoded by the coding sequence GTGACCACAGGCACCGTGAAGTGGTTCAACGCCGACAAGGGCTACGGGTTCATCACCCCCGACGACGGCGGCGCCGACGTCTTCGCCCACTTCTCCGCCATCGAGATGAGCGGGTACCGCTCCCTCGAGGAGGGTCAGCACGTCGAGTTCGAGGTCACCCAGGGCCAGAAGGGCCCCCAGGCCGCGAACATCCGTCCGCTCTGA
- a CDS encoding trehalose synthase, producing MRITDTSDLWWKNAVVYCLDVETFFDADGDGVGDLQGLAERIDYLAEMGVTCLWLMPFYPTPDRDDGYDVSDHYGVDRRLGSLGDLVELVRTARDRGIRVIADLVVNHTSDQHPWFTEARKSTDNPFRDFYVWRADEPPDTSGQVVFPGQEDSIWEYDERTGEWYLHRFYTHQPDLNVANPVVRDEIAKVMGFWLQTGLSGFRVDAVPFLLETLLERNADDFADPHGYLRSLRRFLQRRTGDAVLLGEVNLPYDKQVDYFGGEDGDELTMQFDFVGMQAMYLSLARQDAGPLTDALRRRPVVSPDTQWANFVRNHDELTLDQLSEEERQEVFAAFGPEERMQIYGRGLKRRLPPMLDGDPRRVRMVYSLLFSLPGTPVLYYGEEIGMGEDLDAPGRHAVRTPMQWTAEENAGFSTAPARRLVSPVVTGGFGPQHVNVADQKRDPDSLWSFITRLAQRYRQCPELGWGAYEILEQPHAQVLAHRCTWDDASVVALHNLGPDPVTVPLRLGDVGPGCTLADLLQDGGCEIAEDGTAEVLLDGYGFRWLRVRRPGDRRLL from the coding sequence ATGCGGATCACCGACACCAGCGACCTGTGGTGGAAGAACGCGGTCGTCTACTGCCTCGACGTGGAGACGTTCTTCGACGCCGACGGCGACGGCGTCGGCGACCTGCAGGGTCTCGCCGAGCGGATCGACTACCTCGCCGAGATGGGAGTGACCTGCCTGTGGCTCATGCCGTTCTACCCGACCCCGGACCGGGACGACGGATACGACGTCTCCGACCACTACGGCGTCGACCGTAGGCTCGGCAGCCTCGGCGACCTGGTGGAGCTCGTCCGCACCGCCCGCGACCGCGGGATCCGTGTCATCGCCGACCTCGTCGTCAACCACACCTCCGACCAGCACCCGTGGTTCACCGAGGCCCGCAAGAGCACCGACAACCCGTTCCGCGACTTCTACGTGTGGCGCGCCGACGAGCCGCCGGACACCTCCGGCCAGGTGGTGTTCCCCGGTCAGGAGGACAGCATCTGGGAGTACGACGAGAGGACCGGAGAGTGGTACCTGCACCGGTTCTACACGCACCAGCCGGACCTCAACGTCGCCAACCCGGTCGTCCGCGACGAGATCGCCAAGGTGATGGGGTTCTGGCTGCAGACGGGACTGTCCGGGTTCCGCGTCGACGCGGTGCCGTTCCTGCTCGAGACGCTCCTCGAGCGCAACGCCGACGACTTCGCCGACCCGCACGGCTACCTCCGGTCGCTGCGGCGCTTCCTCCAACGACGGACCGGGGACGCCGTCCTGCTCGGCGAGGTCAACCTGCCCTACGACAAGCAGGTCGACTACTTCGGCGGCGAGGACGGCGACGAGCTGACGATGCAGTTTGACTTCGTCGGCATGCAGGCGATGTACCTGTCCCTTGCCCGCCAGGACGCCGGCCCGCTCACCGACGCCCTGCGCCGCCGCCCGGTCGTGTCCCCGGACACCCAGTGGGCCAACTTCGTCCGCAACCACGACGAGCTCACCCTCGACCAGCTGTCCGAGGAGGAGCGTCAGGAGGTCTTCGCCGCCTTCGGGCCCGAAGAGCGGATGCAGATCTACGGCCGTGGGCTCAAGCGCCGGCTGCCGCCGATGCTCGACGGCGACCCGCGCCGCGTCCGGATGGTGTACAGCCTGCTGTTCTCCCTGCCCGGCACGCCCGTCCTCTACTACGGCGAGGAGATCGGGATGGGGGAGGATCTCGACGCCCCCGGGCGGCACGCCGTCCGGACGCCGATGCAGTGGACGGCGGAGGAGAACGCGGGGTTCTCCACAGCGCCCGCCCGCCGGCTGGTGAGCCCCGTCGTCACCGGCGGCTTCGGCCCCCAGCACGTCAACGTCGCCGACCAGAAGCGCGACCCGGACTCGCTGTGGAGCTTCATCACCCGCTTGGCTCAGCGATACCGCCAGTGCCCCGAGCTGGGCTGGGGCGCCTACGAGATCCTCGAGCAGCCGCACGCCCAGGTCCTCGCCCACCGCTGCACCTGGGACGACGCCTCGGTCGTCGCCCTGCACAACCTCGGCCCCGACCCGGTCACCGTGCCGCTGCGGCTCGGCGACGTCGGGCCCGGCTGCACGCTCGCCGACCTGCTGCAGGACGGCGGGTGCGAGATCGCCGAGGACGGCACCGCCGAGGTGCTGCTCGACGGCTACGGGTTCCGCTGGCTGCGAGTGCGCAGGCCCGGTGACCGGCGCCTGCTGTGA
- a CDS encoding TIGR03885 family FMN-dependent LLM class oxidoreductase, whose protein sequence is MTVIGFHASHEQIAPSRLLRDVRHAEQAGFQAAMCSDHIEPWSQRQGHSGFAWSWLGAAMATTSLPFGVVSAPGQRYHPAVIAQASATLAEMFPDRFWVALGSGEHMNEHVTGQHWPRKEQRNQRLLECVDVIRRLHAGEEVSHDGLVTVDRARVWSRPAIPPPLVVPAVSVETARWGASWADGLATINQPADHLADMLAAYRDAGGRGKTVLQVHLSWAPTEQEAYAIAYDQWRTNVWAPPVPWDLETAGHFDALGDGVSEQQVRGSVLVSSDLGRLTGWVADLVGLGFDEVYLHHVGQDQQPYLDAFGQHVLPQLSGL, encoded by the coding sequence GTGACCGTCATCGGCTTCCATGCCTCGCACGAGCAGATCGCGCCGAGCCGCCTGCTGCGCGACGTCCGGCACGCCGAGCAGGCCGGCTTCCAGGCCGCGATGTGCTCCGACCACATCGAGCCGTGGAGCCAACGGCAGGGGCACTCCGGGTTCGCCTGGTCATGGCTGGGCGCCGCGATGGCGACGACGAGCCTGCCGTTCGGCGTCGTCAGCGCCCCCGGGCAGCGTTACCACCCGGCGGTCATCGCCCAGGCCTCCGCGACGCTGGCGGAGATGTTCCCCGACCGGTTCTGGGTCGCGCTGGGCAGCGGCGAGCACATGAACGAGCACGTCACCGGGCAGCACTGGCCGCGCAAGGAGCAGCGCAACCAGCGGCTGCTGGAGTGCGTCGACGTCATCCGCCGGCTGCACGCGGGCGAGGAGGTCAGCCACGACGGGCTGGTCACCGTCGACCGGGCGCGGGTCTGGTCGCGCCCGGCGATCCCGCCGCCGCTCGTCGTCCCGGCGGTGAGCGTCGAGACGGCCCGCTGGGGCGCGTCCTGGGCCGACGGACTGGCGACGATCAACCAGCCGGCCGACCACCTCGCCGACATGCTCGCGGCCTACCGGGACGCCGGCGGGCGCGGCAAGACGGTTCTGCAGGTCCACCTGTCGTGGGCGCCCACCGAGCAGGAGGCGTACGCCATCGCGTACGACCAGTGGCGCACGAACGTGTGGGCCCCGCCGGTGCCCTGGGACCTGGAGACAGCCGGACACTTCGACGCACTCGGCGACGGGGTGAGCGAGCAGCAGGTGCGCGGCTCCGTGCTCGTCAGCAGCGATCTCGGCCGGCTGACCGGGTGGGTCGCCGACCTCGTCGGCCTCGGCTTCGACGAGGTGTACCTGCACCACGTCGGGCAGGACCAGCAGCCCTACCTCGACGCCTTCGGCCAGCACGTGCTGCCGCAGCTGAGCGGCCTGTGA
- a CDS encoding DUF305 domain-containing protein: MYLRFAAMILTAMVVMYWLMFVGSWEWSHVRFSESRVFMALTMGGSMGLVMLAWMLSMYRSAKANAAVVVVSLLLLGGGIYLDRSQASVGDVDFMQAMIPHHSLAITRAERAGMQDVRVCELAVEISEAQRREIVEMDWLIQDIEENGLATTPEQARQRPVPDFERAALRDCPTG; encoded by the coding sequence ATGTACCTCCGCTTCGCGGCGATGATCCTCACCGCCATGGTGGTCATGTACTGGCTGATGTTCGTGGGCTCCTGGGAGTGGAGCCACGTCCGGTTCAGCGAGAGCCGGGTCTTCATGGCGCTGACCATGGGCGGGTCCATGGGTCTGGTGATGCTGGCGTGGATGCTCAGCATGTACCGCAGCGCGAAGGCCAACGCGGCGGTCGTCGTCGTGAGCCTGCTGCTGCTCGGCGGGGGGATCTACCTCGACCGCAGCCAGGCGTCCGTCGGGGACGTCGACTTCATGCAGGCGATGATCCCGCACCACTCGCTGGCGATCACCCGTGCCGAGCGCGCCGGTATGCAGGACGTCCGGGTCTGCGAGCTCGCCGTCGAGATCAGCGAGGCACAGCGGCGCGAGATCGTCGAGATGGACTGGCTCATCCAGGACATCGAGGAGAACGGCCTGGCGACCACACCGGAGCAGGCTCGGCAGCGTCCGGTGCCCGACTTCGAGCGGGCCGCCCTGCGGGACTGCCCGACCGGCTGA
- a CDS encoding SHOCT domain-containing protein, whose translation MGHGYGMGWGAGMGWMWLWWLLVLVGLIVLVVVLARTVGGSSGGRSSDAGTAPRESAARRILDERFARGEIDEAEYRARRHELDGD comes from the coding sequence ATGGGACACGGGTACGGCATGGGCTGGGGAGCAGGCATGGGCTGGATGTGGCTGTGGTGGTTGCTGGTCCTCGTGGGCCTCATCGTCCTCGTGGTCGTGCTGGCACGAACTGTCGGCGGGTCCTCGGGAGGGCGGTCCTCCGACGCCGGCACCGCCCCCCGGGAGTCCGCGGCGCGCCGCATCCTCGACGAGCGCTTCGCCCGGGGGGAGATCGACGAGGCCGAGTACCGGGCGCGCCGGCACGAGCTGGACGGGGACTGA